The proteins below are encoded in one region of Mus caroli chromosome 10, CAROLI_EIJ_v1.1, whole genome shotgun sequence:
- the LOC110304050 gene encoding olfactory receptor 9, with protein sequence MGXDNDTDITEFILLGFSGYGFLQGHLFWGVLCIYVVTLLGNSLIVLLTLADSALHSPMYFFLRHFSVVEILYTTTIVPRMLADLRSSCPTIPLASCFTQLYFFALFGIAECCLLTAMAYDRYAAICCPLHYTTLMSQGTYTGLVGASYLAGVISGTTHSIFIFTLPFRGAKTIHHFLCDILPVLRLATASTFWGEVGNLFVTITFIFVPFLLIVASYACILVTILGVATSQGRQKLFSTCSSHLFVVILFFGTATVAYMRPQADSFGNTDQILTLVYTVVTPMCNPFVYSLRNKEVTGAMRRLMKRYLWGP encoded by the coding sequence ATGGGGNATGATAATGATACAGACATAACAGAGTTTATTTTACTGGGGTTCTCGGGTTATGGCTTTCTCCAGGGNCATCTGTTCTGGGGTGTGCTGTGTATCTATGTTGTTACCTTGCTGGGCAACTCTCTGATAGTCCTCCTTACGCTGGCGGACTCTGCGCTCCActcccccatgtacttcttcctgcGTCACTTCTCTGTGGTGGAGATCCTCTACACCACTACCATTGTGCCTCGGATGTTGGCTGACCTCCGGTCTTCCTGCCCCACCATCCCTCTTGCCAGCTGCTTCACTCAGTTATATTTCTTTGCCCTTTTTGGCATTGCTGAATGCTGCTTGCTTActgccatggcctatgaccgGTATGCTGCCATCTGCTGTCCACTGCATTATACTACCCTGATGAGCCAGGGAACCTATACAGGCTTGGTGGGGGCCTCTTATCTTGCAGGTGTCATCTCAGGCACTACTCACTCCATCTTCATCTTCACGTTGCCTTTCCGTGGGGCCAAAACCATCCATCACTTCCTGTGTGATATCCTGCCTGTGCTGAGACTGGCTACTGCAAGCACTTTCTGGGGTGAAGTGGGGAACCTATTTGTCACAATAACTTTTATCTTCGTCCCCTTCTTATTGATTGTGGCCTCTTATGCCTGTATTCTTGTCACCATCCTTGGGGTGGCAACATCCCAGGGTCGTCAAAAGCTCTTTTCCACATGCTCCTCCCACTTGTTTGTGGTCATACTCTTTTTTGGGACTGCGACTGTTGCCTATATGAGGCCCCAGGCTGATTCTTTTGGGAACACAGACCAGATTCTTACTTTGGTCTACACAGTTGTCACTCCCATGTGCAACCCTTTTGTTTATAGTCTGAGGAACAAGGAGGTCACAGGGGCCATGAGGCGGCTCATGAAGAGATACCTTTGGGGTCCTTGA